The sequence below is a genomic window from Schistocerca gregaria isolate iqSchGreg1 chromosome 5, iqSchGreg1.2, whole genome shotgun sequence.
AGGAATGTTCGTTATACCAGAGAACGGGTGTCTGTTATTTTTTCCAGTATTTATCTCAGTAGAAGGCACATTTTCCCAGGTGTCTGCACGTGCAAGGTAGTTTGTTGGCTGGGGTTCAAAATCTGTCATGTAGTGGGAATGATTCTCTGCTTGCTGTCCTGTGCCATACCATTATTGGCCAACTATGAGAAACCCGTGAGAGTAGAATTTGCTAAACTTTATTATAAAATTACTACTGCTCAAAATTCACAAGATCTGCTGCAACTAGCAACATTCTTATACCGGCAGAACCAGCTGAGTTTAGTACAGTAAAGTCAGAAAACAATTGCTTGCTACAGGGACATCAGAGGGTATGCTTGCTTTTGGGACACCGAAGAATTATTTGTGGGAGATACAGATGTCTCCAACTTAGAGCCAAGTACAGCTGGACTCAGAATTTAAAGCCACTATTAGAGACATCTCCTGCACTTGCACCGTTTAAGAGTGGTTACAATGAGCCATTAATATCATCACCAAGACAAGGGGGACTcaagactagtaatttgcatgaggGTTTAATTGCACATTTTTAACATTCACAGCCAGCTAGCTAAAACATCATGTGCTTTGACAAATCTATTGGTGTTCATGTTTACTTTTTCAGAGTTCTTGTTTTAAATTGCCAACCATTTAAGTAGTCATTGGCCATATCCATGATGTAgtttcattgtaattctgtcagagacagcaaaggacttggaagagcagttgaacggaatggatagtgtcttgaaaaaaggatataagatgaatgtcaacaaaagcaaaaaaaggataatggaatgtagtagaattaagtcgggtgatgctgagggaattaaattaggaaatgagacacttaaagtagtaaagaagtttttctatttggggagcaaaataactgatgatggtcgaagtagagaggatataaaatgtagactggcaatggcaaggaaagcgcttctgaagaagagaaatttgttaacattgagtatagatttaagtgtcaggaagtcatttctgaaagtatttgtatggagagtagccatgtatggaagtgaaacatggacgataaatagtttggacaagaagagaatagaagctttcgaaatgtggtgctacaaaagaatgctgaagattagatgggtagatcacatagctaatgaggaagtattgaataggattggggtgaagagaagtttgtggcacaacttgaccagaagaagggatcggttggtaggacatgttctgaggcatcaagggatcaccaatttagtattggagggcagtgtggagggtaaaaatcgtagagggagaccaagagatgactacacaaagcagattcagaaggatgtaggttgcagaaggtactgggaggtgaagaagctagcacaggatagagtagcatggagagctgcatcaaaccagtctcaggactgaagaccacaacaacaaacaacatcacagcacaggcctacattggtgttttaagcaccttcttgctttccactattgaagagcaattggtGATGGCAACTGcagctttcaacacaatcgagaacctgttaatgcacggcctgtggcatagtggttacacaaccataacatcactgtaatggactggcctgcacagaatcctgaccttaaTCCCATAGAAAACCTCTGGGATGATTGGGAATGCCaatttcgtgtcaggcctcaccgaccgacattgatacctctcctcagtgcagcactccatgaagaatggactaccattacccaagaaaccttccagcccctgaatgaacatatgcctgcgagagtggaagctgtcatcaaggctaacagtgggtgtgccaacaccatactgaattccagcattacccatggagggcgccgcaaacttttatgtcattttcagccaggttactggatactttcaatcacatagtgtAACAGCAAATTCTCAAAAATCCTCAGCAGTCATGATACTAACAAAGTTTACTAACTGCCTCTTATGACTTTCTTCCTGTTTTAGTACACAACAGGAATCAACTGAGGGCTCTGTGGCTATTCCACTGTTGCTACTTTATGAAATACTACTATTACGGCTACAAGAAGTTGACTTCCCCTATCACCAGTTAATATCAGAAATGCTGCCAGCATATCAGCAAAAAACGGTCTACAGAACAAACATAATTAATTAAGCTTCCATTTCGCATTGTAACCTAGCATTCATGAATCAAATCTGGCAACATCGCTCCAATCATTCAAAATGGCTACCAACAATGTTTCGACATGCTATTATAGACACATATTTTTTTTCTCAACAGTTTATGCTAATTTTTCTGTGTTGAAGCTTTAAAAAAGTTCCTTCTGTATTGAGAACTTATAACATCATCAACTGAGTCTACTTAAACAATTCTCATctattttgtttgtttctgaaaTGTGAAGTGTAAATTTCATTATGTTGGGAATGTGACAAACCGATTCTTACCTCTATAATACTGGCTAAATCTAGGGACCATGTCTCACACTTCAAAGACAAATCTGATAACACTGTACATAGTGTCTGTAATGCAAGTGAAGTTTTCTATATCCACAATACCAGACATAATCAATACTGTCTAATATAGGCATAAATGATCTCTCTTTCCTtacgtcgaatgtagatgatgAGATGAAGGAAACTAATTTTATGGAGAGAAACACCTTTGTGTGACTAGATGACAAGTACAATATGTTCTATCCGACAGTATcgacaatagtgtgtgtgtgtgtgtgtgtgtgtgtgtgtgttagcagaaCCATCACTTGGCAGGAGGGATGTTGGGTTTTCTGGGTACAATACATGTTAAGTAATTAAAGTACAGtgttgttttatttgatatttaatgTGTTGATAAATGCACTCTTTTATGAATGTGGCCACGTTCCCACATCTTTTTGTGAAGCATCGGTATCATAATGGGTTTGCACAATAAGTTCATAGAATAAATAAGCCTTCACTGTTATTTTATAGCATTCTTGAGATATATTTCAATCATTTTTAAGCTCTATGGGAATAAAGTTTCTCATGGAAAAAGGGTCACATGCTTAATGTGCACTAACATCTATAATAATATATAAGAAGTAGCATAAATACAGAATCATAATGAAAGGTTCTGGCTACCAGGCAAATATTCTATACCAAACTGTAAGAAAACTTTCTCAAATCAgcaaaacagatttttcccatgcCTCTTCTCTGCCACATGTCTACCAAATGTATAACAATTTACTTTATatggaaaaataaattttagttcACCATTTGTGGTTATGCTAACTGTATTAGTTGTTATAATAATTTAGAAATTAAAAGATACGTAACTGTTAAATGGCAGGAGCAATGGTAAGTTAAATGTCAAATGTATAATGAAAAATACATTGTGAAATGCCCCATTAATACAGGAATTACAGGCCAGACAGTAATAACTGAACAATGTATAATTCCTCACAAGAAAAGTTCAGTTGCTGGAGTGAATCTTAGTTCAAAGATGGTCTAGCATAAATCCTGTACATCCACAAACTGTGGCTAGCTCATGCTTCTAGCAAACTTCTGGACAGACAGAAACAAAAGCCTTTTAAGTGTTCCAATTGGAAATTaaatatttaactgaaagagacaGCAACTGCCACtggtagtgtgtatgtgtgtgtatgtgtgtgtgtgtggggggggggggggggggagggagccgaTACATCTGTAGTTTTTAGACATTATGAACTGTCACATGTTTTGTGGAACTTTTTCTTCGACTTCAAATACTTGCTGACTGTAGGCAAAGCTTTCCATGAACCTAATCAATAGTCTTAGCACAATACAGTAACTGATCCATAATTTATTCACTTATCAACAAAAACCCATTTGAGAACTTCTCTCCTGgtctccgcaaaaaaaaaaaaaaaaaaaaaaataaactactCATACAGGATCCATTTTAGTCTGTTTCACAAGGCCGTTTTGTCTCAAGACCAGTTAATCCTAATCTATATAATTATCAAGTAACCTACAGCTATGTGCACAGACAGTATTTATTATAGCGCTAAAACCATTTACAATTGATTGTGGTACACAGGTCACTATAATTCATCACGACACACCTCCGAGTTTATGGAAACAGCTTATTGGGGTTAGCTGAACCTTCAGAGACCAGATTGTACTTCGTTCAGTGGCATAATGATGATGTGCCATCTGACGTAATACATTAACTAACAATAAGAGAACTAAACAGCGTATTTTTACAATGCAATCCAGAAAATTCTTCAGTTCATCCTATCATGTTTTCTTCTGGGGTGTCACAAACTACACACCACTTCATTCACATAGTCAAAAAGTTCCTTTGCAACAGATCCTCCCATTAATTCGACAACTTTCATACACCATCATTTCACAAGTTCGAGAAATAGCCAATTTTATTTCTATCAAATCAGAATAGAGAAAAATGTTAATACGAGAAATATTTTCTATAGACATGATAAGAATAACTTACTTTAATGGTCTTACATTTTTTTTCTGGTTACAATTGTTACTTGGTTTGTCACTGCTCTTAGGTATATATGAGCTGCATACTACAATTTTACACGACCGAGTTAATACAGCTCATTAACTAACATCCTCATCCCCTGCATAACGTGACTTAATACCATTTGTTTCACAAATTAATTTCCAAACATTACGTGGAGCAGAACAATAATACAAGTCATGAAACACATCGAGATTTTAGACTCTAAGAATGATAATTACTGACGAATTAGaagtcacaaataatttcaaaagaCCAATTATTTCATGATCCCTTTAAGAAGTGGGCAATAAATATAAAAGTCACAACACAAAAAATGAACTTTAATATTTAAAAGCAAACATCGTACCTTCATGCACAACACGTATCCCGTGTTCATTCGTTGTTGCCAAAGTATCCATTCAATATCCAACAACATTAACAAATCCTCCAAAAACACACATCACAATGCCACATGCACTAAACAACACAATTGTATCTTGCGAATTGTCAAGTGTAATAGCAAGTAGGTAACAATTGTAATTCAAATCGCAACCGCTGAATTTGTTCTTTAGACGATATATCGATATCGTAAAATCAATATATATCGAAGAGATAGTATTATATCCATTGTGGAAGGAGAACTGCGATTGTGATTTAAACTGGcgtttattttgtaataaattagtaaccagtcgcttttttttacgatttattcaaccacgaacatgttttcgagccactgcaggtcATCTTCAGATGGAAGTGTTGCAGAAGCATTATCTTGTGGACCACGTGTCCTGGTGAGTGCACTGCActgtagtgatgggctaaactgcgattttccgctatcagtgatttctgtgaatgctacttttcagtgtctgctattcttaactgagaTTTGCCGCAGTTCAGAGTCGCAGTTAAAGAACGTAGGttgcgtatccctccgccactgctatttctgctacttccgcgatttctgtgacttctgctacttctgtgatTCTTGCTActactgcgatttctgcgacttaccaccgtatgaaaaagctACAGCTgctcacacagaaaattgcatctcaacaaatctgtcattggtaagtaagttttacgtttattATTCCGTTGGCTttgattatgtattaaagaaacaactgtgaaaatattaatagtgtaattaatatgtaagtagccatacagtagcgtaatagttcgggtttagaaaatgaattctaacatattgttatgttcacagatacccgaactacatttcagtcactcagtaaattgatacctcaaaacatctttgtcaacagatctggagaaattgccactgcgtctttagaccgttttcgtcagacgagaggttagtttctaagtgtttcgatggacttaattacttcagtgagatcgttcttgcaaatgtgaaatataccccattgagaggctttcattacagcaaatattagcaatctactctgtcaattatattgcttgtaattagtgacagcaaaatttgtttaataatccttgtgattttgcagacacagttctgactcttgattactggttgctgtacgtatctatccacatcaaggctattgagagagactcgtgaagattcaagacagctcttagaggatttgcagtttataagtgacataattgtgaaatacgtgtgcagatgagtgattaaactgtgttttattgaagttgttatgctattttaaaggaataataaatgttaaatacagtgattgaataatgaaaatcttattttccacatgtttaagccgtacTATACCCATaattttcggccatatatttactggtaaacactagttgaagagtgacatgccgccgcccccccccccccccccccacacacacacacaatcttggtttagattagattagattaatacttcttccatagatcatgaatacgacacttcgtaatgatgtggaacgtgtcaggttaatgaaagatgtctgtacaagatattacattacacaaaatattgcatgacactaatgcttaagttagtttttttccctcccttaatttatatctaaaaattcagccaatgagtaggagttgtcatctagaaattcttttaatttatttttaaatgttggttgactgtcaggcttttgatgctgtttagtaggtgaccaaagacttttgtggcagcataatttacccccttctgtgccaaagtcagatttaaccctgcatagtgaagatcatcatttctcctggtgttatagctatgcacactgctattacttttgaactgggctggattgttaacaacaaatttcataagtgaatatatatactgtgaggatccctagatccttaaatagaggtctgcaagatgaccgtgggtgggctccagtaattattctgattacacgtttttgagcaatgaatacttttctactcaacgatgaattaccccagaatatgataccatacgaaagcaatgaatgaaagtaggcatagtaagctaatttactgagattcttatcaccaaaatttgcaataaccctaatagcatacgtagccgaactcagacgtttcagcagacaatcaatgtgttgcttccagtttaacctctcatcaatggacacacctaaaaattttgaaaattctaccttagctacagacttctgttcaaagtctatatttattactggagtcgtGCcacttactgtatggaactgtatatactgtgttttatcaaaatttaaagagaatccatttgctgagaaccacttaataattttgtgaaaaagatcatttacaattacatcacttagttcttggtttttggatgttattactatgctagtatcatcagcaaaaagaactaactttgcatcttcatcaatatggaatggtaagtcattaatgtatatcaagaacagtacagGAccagtgtgacactgacctgtaacatagcccgaggtatagaatatgcattttgaggctgttgatatgaaagtgagaagtacagatcttccagttaaatcaggaatagctgaagtgcagtacttaaagtaacacaggaaaagcttacttatgtaggtgtttgtagtgtcggcaaaaagttcgtgagtgtgtgaagttgccatgcagaacaccaggggcaaaacttttatcccgagtcttgaactgtgccggaacaaaaatgaggcattcatatgactcaataatgctgttttcattacactacacttatacagctgtctgagttctgctgtgttaacattgcaaagtcctgtagacatgtggagtattaaccaaaattgtcatattggaagcagaaccacatttgttacgttacttgatattttctggAGAAAaacgcaatgttgcttcttattaacataatacattcagagtcacagctgtgtttgaccaatcataactgatgctgaatgtgcatgtcgtcatataatgtgaagggcttatttcaatagtggtacaagtccattacctccacttttctgtctataatgcatctaaaattaatgatccaaacaaacattataaAGGTTCTTTTCTAGCAAGagtccatatgcttgaatatttctggtagtggtgggcaggaaatcgcgtatctgttagaaatcacagtgattgagaagtcacagatatcacaataacaactttacaaaatctaactgcgatttcagtcacagttagctgtCGCAAGTATCATTTTACATTAAACGccttgagccatctgttggccgaattccttactgctttctgcgatttcagtgccaaatcgcaactaagagtcgcaagtagcaactaaaaagcgcagttaacagtgccatctgttgtccaAAGTTCATACTACGCTCATGTCTGGGACACGCTATAGAGTCTaagtgcgatttccgtgacaagtcgcaactaagagtcacaagtagcaactagaaagcgcagttaacattcttttcctagtgccatctgttgaacgacgtacgtacttcgttatgagagccttgtgcctcacgagatcgttgtgctgtgtgtgcatatgaaagacttatttcattagtggtacaagtccatttttgttcattgtgagatacggagtcgtaaagttaaatgagcgctgaaaaatctacagttgagataccagaaatattcaagcatatggcttcttgctagaaatgaacctttattaatgtttgtttggataattaatttcagaagcattatagacagaaaagtggaggtaatggacttgtaccactattgaaataagcccttcacattatatgacgacatgcacattcagcatcagttgtgGTTGGTCAAAcatagctgtgactctgaatgtattatattaataagaagcaacattgcctttttctcctgaaaatatcaagtaacgtaacaaatgtgattctgcttccaatatgacaattttggttaatactccacatgcctataggactttgcaatgttaacacagcagaactcagacatctgtacaagtgtagtgaaatgaaaacagcattattgagtcatatgaatgcctcacttttattccggcacagttcaagactcgggataaaagttttgcactTGGTGTTCTACgtagcaacttcacacacacgaactttttgccgacattactaccacctacataaataagcttttcctgtgttactttcaagtactgcacttcagctattcctgatttaactggaagatctgtacttctcaCTTTCATattaacagcctcaaaatgcatattgtagactttgtgatatgttacaggtcagtgtcacaccaagattgtggacaaggggaggggggggggggcggcatgtcactctccaactagtgtttaccagtaaataagtggcggaaaattacgggtatatgaCGGCGTAAACATGTGGAATATGAGattattattcactcactgtatttaacatttattttttctttaaaatcgcataacaacttcaataaaacacattttaatcACTCATccccacacttatttcacaattatgtcacttttaaactgcaaatcctctaagagctgtcttgaatcttcacgagtctctctcaatagccttgatgtggatagatacgtacagcaaccagtaatcaagagtcagaactgtgtctgcaaaatcacaaggattattaaacaaattttgctgtcactaattacaagcaatataattggcagagtagattgctaatatttgctgtaatgaaagccactcaatggggtatatttcacatttgcaagaacgatctcactgaagtaattaagtccatcgaaacacttagaaactgacCTCTcggctgacgaaaacggtctaaagatgcAGTGctgatttctccagatctgttgagttatcaatttactgagtggctgaaatgtagttcgggtacctgtgaataacagtatgttagaattcattttctaaacacgaactattgcgctactgtatggctacttacatattaattacactattaatattttcacagttgtttctttaatacataattaaagccaacggaagaacaaacgtaaaacttactaagCAATGActggtttgttgagatgcaattttctgtgtgggcagatgtaactttttcatacggtggtaagtcacagaaatcgcggaagtagcagaaatcacagaaatagcagtggcggaggaatacgcgacctacgttccttaactgcgacaaatctcagttaagaatagcagatactgaaaagtagcattcacagaaatcactgatatcggaaaatcgcagtttagcccatcactaatttctggtatctcaactgtagatttttcagcgacCATTTAACTTtatgactccgtatctcaaaatgaacaaaaatggacttgtaccactaatgaaataagtccttcatacgcacacacagcacaccgatctcgtgaggcacaaggctcttataacgaagtacgtacgtcgttcaacaggtggcactaggaaaagaatgttaactgcgctttttagttgctacttgcaactcttagttgcgatttgtcactgaaatcgcagaaagcagtatggaattcggccaacagatggctcacggcgtttattgtgaaatgctacttgcgactgctaactgtgactgaaatcgcagttagattttgtaaagttgttactgtgatatctgtgacttctcaatcactgtgatttctaacagatacgctatTTGCTGCCCACCACTACTGCACTGCCTTGTGGTATTCACGTCAGATTGCTTCTTATAACGTGCATCACTAAGCTATGTACACATATAAACACAGTATGTAGCTACTATTGGTTTTTACACTGGCTCACAGATGTACCCTCACAGGCATAAATCGTAAAAAAGAGACTTGTTTCACATTTATGGCCAGATAAAACTCAATTTGTATCGAAGTGAATACATACTCCATCCAGAAACGCGTCACGTCTGTCATTTTATGATATGTAGCTCCATACACGTAACACTGGATGGCAaaataagaaagaataaaaaaactaataTTTCACAAATAAATGCAAACCCCTATTCTCACATACAGCAGCGAATCCTGTAAATTAACTAAGATACACGAAAGAATAATACAGTCGACTGAAATTCATTTTTACCGAAAGTTAAAGGTcacacacaaaacacaagaaaagaAATTAATATAGACTGTATAAATGAATAAAAGTGTGAGGGCATATATAAAGGGAACAACGTATCAAGATAATTTGTTGTTAttatggtcctcagtccagagactagtttgatgcagctctccatgctaccctatcctgtgcaaggttcttcatctctgagtaactactgcaacctacatccttctgaatctgcttagtgtgttcatctcttggactccctctacgatttttaccctccatacttccctccaattctaaatgggtgatcccttgatgcctcagaacgtgtcatacCAAACCGATcatttcttgtagtcaagttgtgccacaaattcctcttctcctcaattctattcagtacatcctcattagttaagcgatctacccatctaatcttcagcgttcctctatagcaccacatttcaaaagcttctattctcttcttgtctaaactgtttatcgtccacgtttcacttccatacatgactacactccatacaaattctttcagaaacgacatcctgacacttaaatctgtactcgatgttaacaaatctctcttcttcggaaactctttccttcctattgccagtctacattttatatcttctccatttcgtccatcatcagttattttgcttcccaaatagcaaaactccttcactactttaagcgtctcgtttcctaatctaattctctcagcatcaccccacttaatttgactacattccattatcctcattttgctttcgttgatgatcttcttatatcctcctttcaagacactgtccattccattcagctgctcttccaggacctttgctgtctctgacagaactaaaatgtcatcggcgaacctcaaagttttaatttcttctccatggattttaattcctactttgaatttttcttttgtttcgttcactgcttgctcagcatcagattgaataacatcgaggataggcttcaGCCCTGACTCAATcccattccaaccactgcttccctctcattccCTTCGACAgttataactaccatctgatttctgtacaaactgtaaatagcctttcactccttgtatttgactcctgccaccttcagaatttgaaagagtgtattcccatcaacattgtcaaaagctttctctaagtgtacaattgctagaaaggtaggtttgcctttccataatcttccaagataagttgtagggtcagtattgcctagtatgttccaacatttcaacggaaaaccaaatgatcttccccggggtcggcttctgccagttttaccattcgtatgtacagaattcgtgtcagtattttgcagctgtaacttattaaacttatagttcggtaattttcacatctgtcaacacctgctttctttgggattggaattttatattcttcttgaaatcttagggtatttcgcctgtcttgcttaccaaatggtagagttttctcaggtctggctgtcccaaggctgtcagtagttctaatggaatgttgtctactcccggggccttgtttcgactcaggtctttcagtgctctgtcaaactctttgcgcagtatcgtatctcccatttcatcttcatctacatcctcttccatttccataatattgtcctcaaatacatcgcctttgtatagaccctctatatactcctttcacctttctgctttcccttctttgcttagaactgggtttccatctgagctcttgatattcatacaagtggttctactttctccaaaggtatctttaattttcccgtaggctgtatctatcttaccccaagtgatatatcctttaacatccttacatttgtcctctagccaccgttGTGTAGCCATTTTccatttcctgttgatctcatttttgagacgtttttattcctttgtgcctgctgcatttacagcagttttatattttctcctttcct
It includes:
- the LOC126272804 gene encoding uncharacterized protein LOC126272804 isoform X1 is translated as MFSSHCRSSSDGSVAEALSCGPRVLVSALHCSDGLNCDFPLSVISVNATFQCLLFLTEICRSSESQLKNVGCVSLRHCYFCYFRDFCDFCYFCDSCYYCDFCDLPPYEKATAAHTENCISTNLSLIWRNCHCVFRPFSSDERHSSDS
- the LOC126272804 gene encoding uncharacterized protein LOC126272804 isoform X2, which translates into the protein MFSSHCRSSSDGSVAEALSCGPRVLCLLFLTEICRSSESQLKNVGCVSLRHCYFCYFRDFCDFCYFCDSCYYCDFCDLPPYEKATAAHTENCISTNLSLIWRNCHCVFRPFSSDERHSSDS
- the LOC126272804 gene encoding uncharacterized protein LOC126272804 isoform X3 — its product is MEVLQKHYLVDHVSCSESQLKNVGCVSLRHCYFCYFRDFCDFCYFCDSCYYCDFCDLPPYEKATAAHTENCISTNLSLIWRNCHCVFRPFSSDERHSSDS